Within the Emticicia oligotrophica DSM 17448 genome, the region ACTGGCTGTTGCAAGTGCTGGCGAGGAAGCAACCGTTAGAAACTTTTTAAATCATGCGGGTATCGCACAATATTTTACCTGTGTAGCTACTGCTCTGACCTGTCCACATACTAAACCCTTTGCCGATCCCTTGGTTTGGGCTGCACTGCAAATGGGTGTGAAACCCGATGAGTGTTTGATGATTGGAGATACTACTGTTGATATTTTAGCAGGGAAAAATGCAAATACTCAAACAGTAGGAGTTTTATGTGGTTTTGGTGAGCGTGAAGAATTAACAAGCTTAAAACCTGAATTAATTCTAAATACTACTTCCGAATTAACTCAAATTTTATTGAATAACTGATTGGAGACCAATTAGTGTTTATTTTTCATAATGAATACATTATTAATTAAACTTTTTTTGATGCCTACCGTCATTGGTGGGGTGACGATTGCCAGTAGAAAATGGGGAAATTCGGTAGGGGGATTAATCGCCAGTTTGCCTTGGATTGCTGGACCAATTATGCTTTTCTTTACGCTCGAACAAGGTGTTGATTTTGCTGTAAGTAGTGTAAAAGGAATAATGATGGGGGTAATTGGCATTCTCGGATTTTGCTTTGCTTATATTTATTCTGCCATGCGACATAAATGGTATGTGAGTCTTTCTTTGGCCTATTTGAGTTTTGTTGGAGTTACGATTATACTTAAAAACTTTGAAGACTACATGGGCCTGAATGGTTGGTTTATCTTAGCAGATATTTTAAGTTTGGGAGGATTAGTTATTTTCCCTAAAGTAAAACCAGAAAAGGGTGAAAGTAAAAGATTGAAATTTGATATTTATTTGAGAATGATAATCATCACGGTTTTTGTGGCTTTAATTACATATTTAGCTAAAATTTTAGGCCCTACGTGGAGTGGAATTCTCACGCCTTTTCCAATTATTACCGCAATTTTAGCTGCATTTACGCATTATACACAAGGAGCATACGGAACATCGCTTATCTTAAGAGGAATGTTGACAGGATTTATTGGCTTCGCTGCTTTCTTGTTCTTACAGGCAAAATTATTGCCGAATTTTTCTATTGCTTTGGCTTTTTTAATAGGTTTTATTGTAAATATTATACTCAACCTATTAATGCGTGCTTTTGTCAAACGATTCTTGTAAGATAGATTATAATTGGCCGTTGTAAAATTTGAAAATCTGAATCAAATCAGTTTTATCTTTTACTGATAAATCATTTTGTTTAATGAAATTCTCAACTGCCGATTTCTTATCTTCCATTGGAGTTAAAACATCTTTTTTGTTTAAGCTGAGTTTTAAAACTTCTTTGTCTTGATTAAAAAACAACTGTCGCTCCTTGGTGATTTTCACATCTCTACTACCCGTATTAAACGCTTCAACATAGTCTGGTTTTTGAATATTTATTTTGGTATATTCCAATAATTTTACCTTGCCATCAACTAATAATTCAAAGAAACTAGGCTTAGTTTTATCATAATTATCTACAAATTCAAGCGTACTTAAATAGGTTTTTGGAAGTTGATTTTGTTTATAAGTAGTAAAACTTTTTACTAATGCTCCCGAAATAACTTTTACACCTTCTGGCGTGTTAAATTCTATATCGTTTCCCTGTAAATTTACCCTAATTTGAACGTCAGCGAGTGAATCAAGTTTCACAGTGCCTTTAGGAGTAGAAATGGTTTTTGAATAGAACCTTACAGTTGCTAAAGTCCAATCTTGGTCGAGGTAATATGACCCAAGTACTTCTGAAGTGCGTGTATCGAACCCATACAGCATAGTAGAGTTATGTTGCCCTATCTTAAGTCCACCCGCATTGAGGGCATCCTTCGTGTTTTGCATCATTGTGTTTTGTGCCCATGCCGCTGTACTCGACAAGGCCCAGAATAGGTAGATAAGCTTTTTCATAGGGTAAATAAATATCTTTTTAATGATTAGTTTATAGTTTTATCGGAATAAACCATGAAGTTAAACGCGGAAGAACTAAAAAACAAATCATGATTTTCTGCAAAAGAAGATTAATTCTTTTGCAGAAAAAAAACTCAAATAACTAAGTTTACAACTAAAAGTAAAGCTGTAAGTGTAATTAAAAGTGTTGTTTGTCTGAATTCGGTACGAAAATTTTGACCATCTTTTTTTAGACTTCTTAGTGAAAGTAATTCAAAAAATAAACAACCACCGCCTAAAACAGCTAATGCAATTGATTTGAAAGTAGGGGATGGCATTTGAGCTGGAGCAATAATCAATCCTAAAAATAAGATTATTATTGTCCATTTATAATTTTGATTTGTGAAAAATGTCATAGCATTATTGATTTTGGTTTGGTGTTTCGGCGTTATCTTCGCTAATATCGTTTTTAGGTTCTTCCGTCAATCTATATTGCTGGTCTTCCGCAACTATTTCTGCAACTTCTTGATTTAATTCCTCATTTAATGTCTCTTCTGCTTCCAAATTTTCACGTATAGCCTCAGCCGATTCCTCCTTCACTTCTTCAATTGGTTGATTGGTCGTGCTAGCATAGCTTTTAGCACTATGGTCGTGTTCAAAGAATTTTTGCTGGAAAACTAAAATGCTTACCACACCACAGAATATGCAAGCATCGGCAAAATTAAAGATAGGAGTTGTATTATAATCGCCACCAAGGAACGGAATCCAATCAGGATATTGGCCGTCAAGGCCATACGCATAAAACATATCAATTACTTGACCATGAAACCACGGCGTAGAAACACCTGCGGGTGCGTTATCGAGCCAAACGCCATAAAATGTACTATCAATTACGTTGCCAATCGCACCACCCAAAACGGCAGCGATTGACCAAAGGAGTCCTGCATGTGCATTGCGTTTGGTCAAATAAACCAAATACCAGCAAATGCCAACCATTGCCCCCAAACGAAAAGTGGTAAGAATTAATTTTCCGTATTCGCCACCTAATTCCATGCCAAATGCCATTCCTTTATTTTCTACATAATGGAGTTTGAATACATTTGGAATGATATCAATTTCACCATAATGATTGGGTAGTACATCATAATACATCCAAAGTTTAATGGCTTGGTCAACAAGGATTAAAATAAGCGTTAAAAATAAGTACTTATAAGGCGATTGTCCTTTAAAAGCAGTGTCCGACATGCGTAAAATTTCGTTTACTGAAACAATTTTTTATTTTGAATTGACAAAAATAGCCTAATCTCTCGAATACTACATCAATTTACTTGATTTTCAACTTAGGCTGCTTTTTTAGTGCGTCTTTCGCGTTCTTTTTTGACTAATAAAAACTCTCTACTGCTTTGGCCTGCAATAGAAGTATTTTCATCTGCTCGACGGAATAAATAGGGCATTACTGCTTCAACAGGTCCATAAGGTACATATTTTGCTACGTTATATCCAGCATTTGCTAAATTATAAGAAATATTATCACTCATGCCTAACAACTGGGCAAACCAAATGCAACTGTCATTCTTTGCTATTCCTTTTTCCTGCATGAGTTTCACACAAAGTAGGCAACTATCTTCATTGTGAGTTCCCAAACAGATTGAAAGAATATCTGTATTTTCAACGGCAAAATAAACAGCTTTATTGAAATCTTTATCAGTATCTTCTTTAGTTGCTTGAATCGGGCTTTGGTACTCCATTTCAGCAGCACGACGACGCTCTTTTTCCATGTATGCTCCACGTACTAATTTAGCCCCAACGGTGTATCCATTTTTTCTAGCATTTTCGCAGGCATTTATCAAATTATCAAGGCTTGCCCAACGGTAAAGTTGATAAGTGTTATAGACAATTGTTTTTCCGCCAACGTTATATTTTTTCATCATCTCGTAGCATAAATTATCAATGACATCCTGAATCCATGATTCTTCGGCATCTAAGAAGATTCTAACATTGAGTTGAGCGGCTAATTGACATAAACGATTCACTCTATCATGAATTCGTTGAAATGCAGCTTTGTCTTCTTTAGTGAGCATTTCTGGCCTTTCTTGTACTTTTTCAAGAAGCTCAACTGAACCTACGCCCGAAACCTTAAAAACTGAAAAAGGAATGTTTGTAGCTTGTTGAGAAGCCCTAATAATGGTACGTTCTACCTCATCAGTTGTTTTGTCGAAATCATTTTCATTATCTTCTCCTTCAACCGAATAATCTAGGATTGTTCCAACATTTCCTCGTGCCAAATTTTCTATGGTTTTTTGGCAAGTTTCGATACTTTCTCCACCGCAAAATTGTTCAAATAAAGTATTTTTTATAAGAAATTTTACTGGTAAACCTATTTTTAATATAAACTTTATAAAAAAAGTTCCTATCTTTACGAGCCAATTTTGGTTCATCATTGCAAAAATCAAATATGTTTTTTGAAGTTTGCTATCCGATTGTTGAGCAAAGGCTACTGATGTGTCCTCAAAACTAAGTAGTTGATTCTGCGGAGCAGCTTCCATTTTATTAATTTTTTAGTTTGTTTTTTATAATTTGATGAATTATATGAAGTGAAAATTGTATTTTTCTAATAAATCAAAGCTTTTTTGTGATGATTGATTAGAAATACGGTGCAAATATATTATTTTTAGAAGAGTATTTTTTGATTTTTTATAAAAGCGAATCTCATCGCTCCTTTAATTAACTAATGAAAGCAAATTTAGACGTACTTCCTCTTAGCAGTTGGATTGATACCGCAGGGAAGCCATTAATTATCGCTGGTCCGTGTAGTGCCGAGACCGAAGAACAAGTTTCGGAAACAGTATCACGCATTGCCAAAGAAGGTTATGCACATGTGATACGTGCGGGTGTTTGGAAACCTCGTACACGTCCGGGTAGTTTTGAAGGTATGGGTGAAGCTGCTTTACCTTGGTTAGCAGCGATGAAAAAAGAAACAGGTTTGCCAATTGCAGTTGAGGTAGCAACCCCGCAACACATTGAATTGGCATTGAAATATGGCATTGATATCCTTTGGATTGGTGCAAGAACTACCGTTAACCCTTTTAACGTACAAGACCTAGCGGATGCACTTAAAGGTGTTGATGTGCCAGTATTAATCAAAAACCCAGTAAACCCAGATTTAGCTCTTTGGGTGGGTGCATTTGAGCGTATTGCTGGTGCAGGTATCAAGAAAATGGCGGCTATTCACCGTGGTTTCTCTAATGCACAAGAAACAAAATTCCGTAACTCTCCAATGTGGCAATTGGCGGTTGAGTTAAAAACGCTTTTCCCTCAATTACCAATTATCGGTGACCCGAGCCACATGGCTGGAAAACGTGCTTACTTATATGAGTTAGCTCAACGTGCATTAGACCTTAACTATGATGGTTTAATCATTGAGTCTCACCGTAATCCGGACGAAGCATGGTCTGATGCCTCACAACAATTAACTCCTGAAGCACTAGGTGAAATGTTGAAGTCATTAGAAATTCGTAAGGCTTCGTATGGTGATGATTTCCAAAGCGAATTAGATAAATTACGTCAGAAGATTGATAATATCGACCGTGAATTATTAGAGGTTTTAGCTGCTCGTATGGCAGTGGTT harbors:
- a CDS encoding lipoprotein signal peptidase, whose product is MSDTAFKGQSPYKYLFLTLILILVDQAIKLWMYYDVLPNHYGEIDIIPNVFKLHYVENKGMAFGMELGGEYGKLILTTFRLGAMVGICWYLVYLTKRNAHAGLLWSIAAVLGGAIGNVIDSTFYGVWLDNAPAGVSTPWFHGQVIDMFYAYGLDGQYPDWIPFLGGDYNTTPIFNFADACIFCGVVSILVFQQKFFEHDHSAKSYASTTNQPIEEVKEESAEAIRENLEAEETLNEELNQEVAEIVAEDQQYRLTEEPKNDISEDNAETPNQNQ
- a CDS encoding chorismate mutase, with the translated sequence MKANLDVLPLSSWIDTAGKPLIIAGPCSAETEEQVSETVSRIAKEGYAHVIRAGVWKPRTRPGSFEGMGEAALPWLAAMKKETGLPIAVEVATPQHIELALKYGIDILWIGARTTVNPFNVQDLADALKGVDVPVLIKNPVNPDLALWVGAFERIAGAGIKKMAAIHRGFSNAQETKFRNSPMWQLAVELKTLFPQLPIIGDPSHMAGKRAYLYELAQRALDLNYDGLIIESHRNPDEAWSDASQQLTPEALGEMLKSLEIRKASYGDDFQSELDKLRQKIDNIDRELLEVLAARMAVVEKLGEYKRENNVAVLQLDRWKQLHNSRADLGKRLNLYPELVEELFKLIHMESIRKQTEVMNQQPA
- a CDS encoding proline dehydrogenase family protein, giving the protein MEAAPQNQLLSFEDTSVAFAQQSDSKLQKTYLIFAMMNQNWLVKIGTFFIKFILKIGLPVKFLIKNTLFEQFCGGESIETCQKTIENLARGNVGTILDYSVEGEDNENDFDKTTDEVERTIIRASQQATNIPFSVFKVSGVGSVELLEKVQERPEMLTKEDKAAFQRIHDRVNRLCQLAAQLNVRIFLDAEESWIQDVIDNLCYEMMKKYNVGGKTIVYNTYQLYRWASLDNLINACENARKNGYTVGAKLVRGAYMEKERRRAAEMEYQSPIQATKEDTDKDFNKAVYFAVENTDILSICLGTHNEDSCLLCVKLMQEKGIAKNDSCIWFAQLLGMSDNISYNLANAGYNVAKYVPYGPVEAVMPYLFRRADENTSIAGQSSREFLLVKKERERRTKKAA